In a single window of the Pieris rapae chromosome 9, ilPieRapa1.1, whole genome shotgun sequence genome:
- the LOC111001096 gene encoding beta-1-syntrophin: MVENGGSSGGSESPNATCVRSGLLETLVRGVWYRVHCCLEDDYLSVCLDDGYDATTTLNGTLNNNNVETPNSDFTEVPEAIANQKRVVQVVKSDNNGLGISIKGGIENNMPILISKIFKGMAADLTEQLYVGDAILSVNGEDLKDATHEEAVKALKRAGKMVQLEVKYLREVTPYFRKASIISEVGWELQRGYMMETPPSPPSPRRRRADTRYVPLLMACVAKNLRHHDPEERTIEIYSPDGVHALALRATCSNTASGWHRSLHAAARRACRAALARARPRLRPLIGDVRYAGWLARRPPQDIGASAGSDESDEAEGWQPTFVAITDRELRLYEAAPWSAEAWCAASECFGLAATRLAWWRRGGAGAAALGVRAGTPAGLAVRSLRADTPHDLAAVAGALVDGAHHAVREQPEFTFRCRYRGACGRLSLGASGVCVWEAAGSLGRGGARALYRRPLHALRASADDDRTALWLHFADDDTLELDMEGSPKPAVFILHNLLSARVHSLPGEASAQPL; the protein is encoded by the exons CGCTTGTTCGGGGTGTATGGTATCGCGTCCATTGCTGTCTTGAAGACGACTATTTAAGTGTTTGTTTAGATGATGGATACGACGCAACTACTACGCTCAATGGTaccttaaataataacaatgtgGAAACTCCAAACAGTGATTTTACAGAGGTACCAGAGGCAATAGCAAACCAAAAAAGAGTTGTACAAGTGGTCAAATCTGATAACAATGGTCTTGGTATATCAATAAAAGGAGGAATTGAGAATAATATGCCTATACTCATATCAAAAATCTTTAAGGGTATGGCAGCAGATCTTACAGAACAGTTATATGTAGGTGATGCTATTTTATCAGTTAATGGTGAAGACTTAAAAGATGCAACTCATGAAGAAGCAGTAAAAGCCCTCAAAAGAGCTGGAAAAATGGTTCAATTGGAAG tcAAATATCTACGTGAGGTGACTCCTTACTTTCGCAAGGCCTCAATCATCAGTGAGGTTGGTTGGGAATTACAGCGTGGGTACATGATGGAAACACCACCATCGCCACCTTCACCTCGACGCAGACGCGCCGATACTCGATATGTGCCCTTGTTAATGGCCTGTGTTGCTAAGAACCTTCGTCATCATGATCCTg AGGAGCGTACTATCGAGATTTATTCCCCTGATGGTGTTCACGCGTTAGCATTACGAGCAACTTGTAGTAACACAGCTTCAGGCTGGCATCGTTCGCTTCACGCGGCGGCAAGAAGGGCTTGCCGGGCTGCTTTGGCCCGTGCTAGGCCAAGACTCCGACCTTTGATTGGAGATGTGAGATACGCCGGCTGGCTGGCTAGAAGACCGCCTCAAGAC attggTGCGTCAGCGGGATCCGATGAGTCAGATGAAGCTGAAGGATGGCAGCCGACATTCGTCGCCATTACGGATCGTGAACTAAG GCTATATGAAGCCGCCCCGTGGTCGGCTGAGGCCTGGTGCGCGGCCAGCGAGTGTTTTGGGCTGGCTGCTACCCGCTTAGCATGGTGGCGAAGGGGAGGTGCCGGGGCTGCAGCCCTCGGGGTGAGAGCAGGCACTCCTGCGGGACTCGCGGTGCGTTCTCTACGGGCGGACACCCCACACGATCTTGCAGCGGTTGCAGGCGCTTTGGTAGACGGCGCTCACCATGCAGTGCGGGAACAACCCGAGTTTACTTTTC GTTGCCGATACCGCGGCGCCTGTGGGCGATTATCTCTCGGTGCGAGTGGAGTATGCGTGTGGGAGGCAGCGGGGTCCCTCGGCCGTGGTGGGGCAAGGGCTCTTTACCGACGACCTTTGCACGCCCTTAGGGCCTCCGCTGACGATGACCGTACAGCTCTGTGGTTGCACTTCGCTGACGATGATACTCTG gaACTAGACATGGAAGGCAGTCCAAAACCAGCTGTGTTTATTCTGCACAATCTCTTGTCCGCGCGAGTTCATTCCCTACCGGGCGAAGCGTCGGCTCAACCGCTATAA